A genomic region of Anas platyrhynchos isolate ZD024472 breed Pekin duck chromosome 9, IASCAAS_PekinDuck_T2T, whole genome shotgun sequence contains the following coding sequences:
- the ZNF639 gene encoding zinc finger protein 639 isoform X2 — protein sequence MNEHPKKRKRKTLHPSRYSDSSGATKYIDNSGILSDHCYSVCSMKQPDIKYSENRGRYHSPVQSIDTDDDGSPVHAGTSHWSGSHSNVVGLHYTEQKKKDKDKATNNGMCKDICDSPIFSDIPAEEEKPLDIQTVEISTTEVNAVEVHDIETQTVSPEKLEAEDLEEIPLETCKIFEKNQALNITAQQKWPLLRANSSGLYKCELCEFNSKYFSDLKQHMILKHKTCTDTHVCKVCKESFSSKMQLIEHVKLHEEDPYICKYCDYKTVIFENLSQHIADTHFNDHLYWCEQCDMQFSSSSELYLHFQEHSCDEQYLCQFCEHETNDPEDLHSHVVNEHACRLIELSDSYNNKERGQYSLINKISFDKCKNFFVCQVCGFRSRLHTNVNRHVAIEHTKIFPHVCDDCGKGFSGMLEYCKHLSSHLSEGIYLCQYCEYSTGQIEDLKTHLDFRHSADLPHKCTDCLMRFGNEKDLLSHLQIHETA from the exons ATGAACGAACACCCTAAAAAGAGAAAACGGAAGACTCTACACCCTTCTCGATATTCAG atTCCTCAGGTGCTACCAAATACATAGATAATAGTGGAATTCTTTCTGACCACTGCTATAGTGTCTGTTCTATGAAACAACCAGatataaaatattctgaaaacagAG GTAGATACCACAGTCCCGTGCAGAGCATAGACACAGATGATGATGGGAGTCCAGTGCACGCTGGCACTTCTCACTGGAGTGGGTCACATTCAAACGTTGTGGGGTTGCActatacagaacagaaaaagaaggataaAG ATAAAGCTACTAATAACGGAATGTGTAAAGACATATGTGATTCACCCATATTCAGTGACATCcctgcagaagaggagaaacCTCTTGATATTCAAACTGTAGAAATTTCTACAACGGAAGTTAATGCTGTAGAAGTTCACGATATAGAAACACAAACCGTGTCACCTGAGAAGCTAGAAGCTGAGGATCTAGAGGAGATCCCTCTTGAAACCTGTAAAATCTTCGAGAAGAACCAGGCTTTGAACATCACAGCTCAACAGAAATGGCCTTTGCTGAGAGCAAACAGCAGCGGCCTGTACAAGTGTGAGCTCTGTGAGTTTAATAGCAAGTACTTTTCTGATTTAAAGCAGCACATGATACTGAAGCACAAGACCTGTACAGACACCCACGTCTGTAAAGTTTGTAAAGAGAGTTTCTCCAGCAAAATGCAGCTGATTGAACATGTAAAGCTACACGAGGAAGATCCGTACATCTGCAAGTACTGTGATTACAAAACGGTGATCTTTGAGAATCTGAGTCAGCACATAGCAGACACTCACTTCAACGACCACCTTTACTGGTGTGAGCAGTGTGATATGCAGTTCTCCTCGAGCAGTGAGCTGTACCTGCACttccaggagcacagctgtgacgAACAGTACTTGTGTCAGTTCTGTGAGCATGAAACAAACGATCCAGAAGATCTGCACAGCCACGTGGTGAATGAACATGCGTGTCGGCTGATAGAGTTAAGCGACAGCTACAACAACAAGGAGCGTGGACAGTACAGTCTCATAAACAAAATCAGTTTTGACAAATGCAAAAACTTTTTTGTATGCCAAGTGTGTGGCTTTAGGAGCAGGCTGCATACCAATGTCAACAGGCATGTTGCTATTGAACACACCAAAATATTCCCTCATGTTTGTGATGACTGTGGGAAGGGCTTTTCAGGTATGTTGGAGTATTGCAAGCATTTAAGCTCTCATTTATCTGAAGGGATTTATTTGTGTCAGTACTGTGAATATTCAACAGGACAGATTGAAGACCTTAAAACCCATTTGGATTTCAGGCATTCGGCAGATTTACCTCATAAATGTACTGATTGCTTAATGAGGTTTGGAAATGAGAAGGATCTTCTAAGTCATCTTCAGATACATGAGACAGCTTGA
- the ZNF639 gene encoding zinc finger protein 639 isoform X1, with translation MNEHPKKRKRKTLHPSRYSDSSGATKYIDNSGILSDHCYSVCSMKQPDIKYSENRGRYHSPVQSIDTDDDGSPVHAGTSHWSGSHSNVVGLHYTEQKKKDKGKDKATNNGMCKDICDSPIFSDIPAEEEKPLDIQTVEISTTEVNAVEVHDIETQTVSPEKLEAEDLEEIPLETCKIFEKNQALNITAQQKWPLLRANSSGLYKCELCEFNSKYFSDLKQHMILKHKTCTDTHVCKVCKESFSSKMQLIEHVKLHEEDPYICKYCDYKTVIFENLSQHIADTHFNDHLYWCEQCDMQFSSSSELYLHFQEHSCDEQYLCQFCEHETNDPEDLHSHVVNEHACRLIELSDSYNNKERGQYSLINKISFDKCKNFFVCQVCGFRSRLHTNVNRHVAIEHTKIFPHVCDDCGKGFSGMLEYCKHLSSHLSEGIYLCQYCEYSTGQIEDLKTHLDFRHSADLPHKCTDCLMRFGNEKDLLSHLQIHETA, from the exons ATGAACGAACACCCTAAAAAGAGAAAACGGAAGACTCTACACCCTTCTCGATATTCAG atTCCTCAGGTGCTACCAAATACATAGATAATAGTGGAATTCTTTCTGACCACTGCTATAGTGTCTGTTCTATGAAACAACCAGatataaaatattctgaaaacagAG GTAGATACCACAGTCCCGTGCAGAGCATAGACACAGATGATGATGGGAGTCCAGTGCACGCTGGCACTTCTCACTGGAGTGGGTCACATTCAAACGTTGTGGGGTTGCActatacagaacagaaaaagaaggataaAGGTAAAG ATAAAGCTACTAATAACGGAATGTGTAAAGACATATGTGATTCACCCATATTCAGTGACATCcctgcagaagaggagaaacCTCTTGATATTCAAACTGTAGAAATTTCTACAACGGAAGTTAATGCTGTAGAAGTTCACGATATAGAAACACAAACCGTGTCACCTGAGAAGCTAGAAGCTGAGGATCTAGAGGAGATCCCTCTTGAAACCTGTAAAATCTTCGAGAAGAACCAGGCTTTGAACATCACAGCTCAACAGAAATGGCCTTTGCTGAGAGCAAACAGCAGCGGCCTGTACAAGTGTGAGCTCTGTGAGTTTAATAGCAAGTACTTTTCTGATTTAAAGCAGCACATGATACTGAAGCACAAGACCTGTACAGACACCCACGTCTGTAAAGTTTGTAAAGAGAGTTTCTCCAGCAAAATGCAGCTGATTGAACATGTAAAGCTACACGAGGAAGATCCGTACATCTGCAAGTACTGTGATTACAAAACGGTGATCTTTGAGAATCTGAGTCAGCACATAGCAGACACTCACTTCAACGACCACCTTTACTGGTGTGAGCAGTGTGATATGCAGTTCTCCTCGAGCAGTGAGCTGTACCTGCACttccaggagcacagctgtgacgAACAGTACTTGTGTCAGTTCTGTGAGCATGAAACAAACGATCCAGAAGATCTGCACAGCCACGTGGTGAATGAACATGCGTGTCGGCTGATAGAGTTAAGCGACAGCTACAACAACAAGGAGCGTGGACAGTACAGTCTCATAAACAAAATCAGTTTTGACAAATGCAAAAACTTTTTTGTATGCCAAGTGTGTGGCTTTAGGAGCAGGCTGCATACCAATGTCAACAGGCATGTTGCTATTGAACACACCAAAATATTCCCTCATGTTTGTGATGACTGTGGGAAGGGCTTTTCAGGTATGTTGGAGTATTGCAAGCATTTAAGCTCTCATTTATCTGAAGGGATTTATTTGTGTCAGTACTGTGAATATTCAACAGGACAGATTGAAGACCTTAAAACCCATTTGGATTTCAGGCATTCGGCAGATTTACCTCATAAATGTACTGATTGCTTAATGAGGTTTGGAAATGAGAAGGATCTTCTAAGTCATCTTCAGATACATGAGACAGCTTGA